One region of Eremothecium gossypii ATCC 10895 chromosome II, complete sequence genomic DNA includes:
- the GCD11 gene encoding translation initiation factor eIF2 subunit gamma (Syntenic homolog of Saccharomyces cerevisiae YER025W (GCD11)), whose protein sequence is MSKLSNQEPSAVIEGDMTEEYPAEVGQDDFNDDVKPKKTVTFSGVEDLESEEERRHREFMDGGGLPEQPTNPDFTKLNPLSPEIINRQATINIGTIGHVAHGKSTVVRAISGVQTVRFKDELERNITIKLGYANAKIYKCEEPTCPEPDCYRSFKSDKEVSPRCERPGCTGRYKLVRHVSFVDCPGHDILMSTMLSGAAVMDAALLLIAGNESCPQPQTSEHLAAIEIMKLKHVIILQNKVDLMREESAMEHQKSILKFIRGTIADGAPIVPISAQLKYNIDAVNEFIVKTIPVPPRDFLASPRLIVIRSFDVNKPGAEIDDLKGGVAGGSILNGVFKLDDEIEIRPGIVTKDEQGKIQCRPIFSSIVSLFAEHNDLKFAVPGGLIGVGTKVDPTLCRADRLVGQVVGAKGHLPSIYTDIEINYFLLRRLLGVKTDGQKQAKVRKLEPNEVLMVNIGSTATGARVVAVKADMARLQLTSPACTEINEKIALSRRIEKHWRLIGWATIKKGTTLEPIA, encoded by the coding sequence ATGTCAAAGTTGTCGAATCAGGAACCAAGCGCTGTAATTGAAGGGGATATGACAGAGGAATATCCAGCTGAGGTTGGTCAGGATGATTTTAATGACGATGTGAAGCCGAAGAAGACGGTGACCTTCAGTGGGGTAGAAGACCTGGAGTCGGAAGAAGAGAGAAGGCATAGGGAGTTTATGGATGGCGGAGGGTTGCCAGAACAGCCGACAAATCCGGACTTTACAAAGTTGAATCCCCTATCGCCAGAGATTATCAATAGGCAGGCGACTATCAACATCGGCACTATCGGGCACGTCGCCCACGGTAAGTCGACAGTGGTGCGCGCGATTTCAGGGGTCCAGACGGTTCGTTTCAAGGATGAGCTGGAGCGTAATATTACGATCAAGCTGGGGTACGCCAATGCGAAAATCTACAAGTGTGAAGAGCCAACTTGTCCGGAGCCAGACTGCTACCGCTCTTTTAAGTCTGATAAAGAGGTGTCGCCACGGTGCGAGCGGCCTGGATGCACAGGTAGGTACAAACTGGTGCGCCATGTGTCGTTTGTAGACTGTCCTGGTCACGATATCTTGATGAGCACTATGTTGTCTGGTGCAGCCGTCATGGATGCCGCTCTGCTGCTAATTGCAGGTAACGAGTCGTGTCCACAACCTCAAACCTCTGAGCACTTAGCGGCTATTGAGATTATGAAGTTGAAACATGTCATTATATTGCAGAATAAGGTGGATTTGATGCGCGAGGAGTCTGCCATGGAGCACCAAAAGTCTATTCTGAAGTTCATAAGAGGTACCATTGCAGATGGTGCCCCCATTGTTCCTATTTCCGCCCAGTTGAAGTATAACATCGATGCGGTCAACGAATTCATCGTGAAGACTATTCCAGTCCCTCCAAGAGACTTCTTAGCCTCTCCACGTTTAATCGTAATCCGTTCTTTTGATGTTAATAAGCCAGGTGCTGAAATAGATGATCTAAAAGGTGGTGTTGCTGGTGGTTCGATTCTGAACGGTGTCTTCAAGCTAGACGATGAGATTGAAATCAGACCTGGTATTGTGACCAAGGATGAGCAAGGCAAAATTCAATGCAGACCTATCTTCTCCAGTATTGTTTCCCTATTTGCAGAACACAACGACTTGAAGTTCGCAGTTCCAGGCGGTTTGATCGGTGTCGGTACCAAGGTCGACCCAACTTTGTGTAGGGCGGACCGTTTGGTTGGCCAAGTTGTTGGCGCTAAAGGTCACTTACCATCTATCTACACTGATATTGAAATTAATTACTTCCTACTGCGCCGCCTGCTAGGTGTGAAGACTGATGGTCAAAAACAGGCAAAGGTTAGAAAACTAGAACCAAACGAGGTGTTAATGGTTAATATTGGTTCTACTGCTACTGGTGCTCGTGTTGTTGCGGTTAAGGCGGATATGGCAAGGCTACAGTTGACGTCTCCAGCTTGTACTGAAATCAATGAAAAGATTGCATTGTCCAGACGTATTGAGAAACATTGGCGTTTGATCGGTTGGGCTACTATTAAGAAGGGTACAACTTTGGAACCAATTGCTTAA
- the SGV1 gene encoding cyclin-dependent serine/threonine protein kinase SGV1 (Syntenic homolog of Saccharomyces cerevisiae YPR161C (SGV1)) — protein MSQEGSAKRADFKYKIGKIKHTPPVLKDVRSGLEFIELEKRDDEKVYGVTKFLGNYKEEKKLGQGTFGEVYRGVHLATQRQVAMKKILVKTENDLFPITAQREITILKRLNHRNVVQLIEMVYDYPPAQNGAAYGQDSSQASASADTMKSFYMILPYMVADLSGILHNPRVTLEMADIKNMMLQILEGINYIHCKKFMHRDIKTANILLDHKGILKIADFGLARNYYGAPPNLKYPGGAGTDAKYTSVVVTRWYRAPELVLGDKNYTTAVDIWGIGCVFAEFFEKRPILQGKTDIDQGHVIFKLMGTPSDSDWQLARYLPGAELTRTSYEPTYKERFGKYLTEKGLDLLSTLLSLDPYKRLTAMAAMQHPFFSEDPLPKLQLTLPCEESHETDIARYGQEMQKTVSNLPPAAPSGHAVEQSQTQQQSSRHHQSQPYQSLPPQKSSQPHPQQIPEAAPVQQPSQQPPQEPSAHQQQYSSRGPQQHRTTPAPTSLPPKPKPAPPGARYNREAPPQNKPVKPLTRHLGAQYQHNNYGNYYNHWQGGERYYETYNDGYPHADRYSDDTHYNGYGYRSRGYQRYDMRREGESRYNQRPYAPQQGAAYRPNRRDTYKLVDRTGQPYPPERVPNPELHPSPAPRPKRTLTNTTQLSSHSSAATGSTAASGSAVSNSSEPVRRSSTASLDNSESGNILQQKPPPPVANPLEARIYGRDEVQSNHPGGRLYPRSTPDSKNSEGAAPSEASTDPTKRNIVDYY, from the coding sequence ATGAGCCAAGAAGGTAGCGCTAAACGGGCAGATTTCAAGTACAAAATTGGGAAAATTAAGCATACGCCTCCTGTTTTGAAAGATGTGAGGAGCGGGCTGGAATTTATTGAATTAGAGAAGCGCGACGATGAGAAGGTGTATGGTGTAACGAAATTTCTTGGAAATTACAAGGAAGAGAAAAAGCTTGGGCAAGGAACGTTCGGTGAAGTATACAGGGGCGTGCACTTGGCCACACAGCGGCAAGTTGCCATGAAGAAGATCCTGGTCAAAACCGAGAACGACCTATTTCCGATCACCGCGCAGCGGGAAATAACCATTCTGAAGCGGCTGAATCACCGGAATGTGGTCCAGCTGATAGAGATGGTTTACGACTATCCACCGGCGCAGAATGGGGCAGCATATGGCCAGGACTCGTCGCAGGCCTCTGCGTCCGCAGATACCATGAAATCCTTTTACATGATCCTTCCTTATATGGTGGCTGACTTGTCTGGAATACTGCATAACCCACGAGTAACGCTAGAAATGGCAGATATTAAAAATATGATGTTACAAATATTAGAAGGCATCAATTATATCCACTGTAAGAAGTTCATGCATAGAGATATTAAGACCGCAAATATTCTTTTGGATCACAAGGGCATATTGAAAATTGCTGACTTTGGATTGGCAAGGAACTACTACGGTGCACCACCCAATTTGAAATATCCCGGTGGCGCAGGAACAGATGCAAAATACACATCGGTCGTCGTCACTAGATGGTACAGAGCTCCTGAGTTGGTATTAGGTGATAAAAATTATACAACTGCGGTTGATATCTGGGGGATTGGATGTGTATTTGCCGAATTTTTTGAGAAAAGGCCAATACTGCAGGGGAAGACTGATATCGACCAAGGACATGTCATTTTTAAGTTGATGGGCACGCCAAGCGATTCTGATTGGCAACTAGCGCGGTATTTGCCGGGTGCAGAATTAACAAGGACTAGTTATGAACCCACATACAAGGAAAGATTTGGAAAGTATCTGACCGAAAAGGGACTGGACTTGCTTTCAACGCTTCTTTCATTGGATCCTTATAAGAGATTGACAGCTATGGCAGCCATGCAACATCCATTTTTCTCCGAGGATCCGCTCCCTAAGTTACAGCTCACTCTTCCCTGTGAAGAAAGTCATGAAACAGACATAGCGAGATACGGCCAAGAGATGCAGAAGACAGTTAGTAACCTTCCTCCCGCAGCGCCTTCCGGTCATGCTGTGGAACAGAGTCAGACTCAGCAACAGTCTTCTCGTCATCATCAATCTCAACCATATCAGTCACTACCGCCCCAAAAGTCTTCGCAGCCGCACCCGCAGCAGATACCAGAAGCTGCGCCCGTGCAGCAGCCCTCTCAGCAGCCGCCCCAAGAGCCGTCAGCTCATCAGCAGCAGTACTCATCGCGGGGCCCACAACAGCACAGGACCACGCCTGCTCCCACATCTCTTCCACCGAAACCAAAACCCGCTCCACCGGGGGCAAGGTACAATAGGGAAGCTCCTCCTCAGAACAAGCCCGTCAAACCTCTCACCCGGCATCTTGGTGCTCAATACCAGCATAACAATTATGGCAATTATTATAACCACTGGCAGGGTGGTGAACGCTATTATGAAACATATAACGATGGGTATCCCCACGCAGACCGGTATTCGGATGATACTCATTATAATGGTTACGGGTACAGATCGAGGGGCTACCAGAGGTACGATATGCGCAGAGAAGGTGAGAGCAGATATAACCAGCGCCCGTATGCTCCCCAGCAAGGAGCTGCATATAGACCCAATCGACGTGACACATACAAACTTGTCGATAGAACAGGACAGCCGTACCCTCCGGAGCGTGTCCCAAATCCAGAACTGCATCCTTCCCCCGCCCCCCGTCCTAAACGCACGCTAACCAACACGACACAGTTGTCGTCGCATTCTTCGGCAGCAACTGGGTCAACTGCCGCTTCTGGTTCAGCTGTCTCGAACTCGTCTGAGCCAGTACGCCGATCTTCTACAGCCTCGCTGGATAATAGCGAATCTGGCAACATTTTACAGCAGAAACCCCCTCCTCCTGTCGCGAACCCACTAGAGGCGCGTATCTATGGGCGCGATGAGGTCCAGTCCAACCACCCCGGTGGGCGACTGTATCCACGCTCTACCCCAGACTCTAAGAACTCTGAAGGTGCTGCTCCCAGCGAGGCAAGTACAGATCCTACAAAAAGAAACATAGTTGATTACTATTAG
- the SST2 gene encoding GTPase-activating protein SST2 (Syntenic homolog of Saccharomyces cerevisiae YLR452C (SST2)), with product MLEKGSSKLHEVVSASFNRSPNNLIFTHDLKQVYSLLLICLDLKERPRDSSKNIFNALSKSFPYSFSVQDAVEKMKDLQLHVDLTTTSVHIKYAIKPDLAYNLLTLFMDAKLLHTPADRTRDAPKENVLLQPTPKGTAILQHYVSRMGLKIIPPVLKSSFNSMQLFTFERSSTSDAILHSDSFIQLLFVNAMGPEPNVWQPTNQVDKIPPLSAHLGHENIFSFESTVVDFCRRADYSVSCYNGNKADNKYERKELREKPRESPFAHRFFTNPDSDAHIQYYISEKGVRLFESKMFGKKVLIDYSFTTKALWQWLMDCTDIMYPKEAISIAALFLKKGLITPILLPPSLNIPGKFAVSKNAYYTLSNSGWQIVRWMQGLRCSRDYYPLFGIKRKYVYELRIDTTVISCDSSKERPKKSDGSDEVFGTKQTMRCSRHILDLRTILKDPGMRYLFRRHLEREFCTENFDVYLEIKKFSKRMTILKKLLDFRTRKQECAVTSDSFHFSQKTCDSIDSRIITNIDECLAVGCHIFLTYIASGAPFQVNIDHELRTSIISLMTDPGSSLKQVFENPFSDEAEIAQPFCISPNDYISSMEAFMTPITRQRKIIINSLKTNLDPETPSSLTNYVTGDLNDKGCSQIPLSSSPTAFIVSNLKILKELYVLLDRVAKHIYRLMNIDSIPKFLNSDLYKEAINFIDTRKIDC from the coding sequence ATGCTCGAAAAAGGATCATCAAAACTACACGAAGTGGTTTCTGCGAGCTTTAACAGGAGCCCAAACAATCTTATTTTCACTCATGATCTAAAGCAGGTGTATTCCCTGTTACTAATATGCCTGGATCTCAAGGAAAGGCCCCGAGATTCCAGTAAGAATATTTTTAATGCGCTCAGCAAAAGCTTCCCGTACTCCTTTTCAGTGCAGGACGCGGTGGAGAAGATGAAAGACTTACAGCTTCACGTGGACTTAACCACTACTAGCGTCCATATCAAATATGCCATCAAGCCGGATCTCGCATATAACCTTCTAACCTTATTTATGGATGCAAAACTTCTGCATACTCCTGCCGACAGAACGCGGGACGCGCCTAAAGAAAATGTTTTATTACAACCAACGCCGAAGGGTACAGCAATATTACAGCATTATGTGTCGCGAATGGGTCTGAAAATTATCCCACCTGTTCTAAAATCCTCATTCAACTCCATGCAGCTTTTCACGTTTGAACGGAGTTCGACTAGTGATGCTATCCTGCATAGTGACTCTTTCATTCAACTTTTATTCGTTAACGCCATGGGCCCGGAGCCAAATGTCTGGCAGCCAACCAACCAAGTTGACAAGATTCCCCCGCTTTCAGCGCATCTGGGGCATGAAAACATCTTTTCATTTGAAAGTACGGTGGTTGATTTTTGCAGACGTGCCGACTATAGTGTATCATGTTACAACGGTAACAAGGCTGATAACAAATACGAACGGAAGGAGTTACGGGAGAAACCAAGAGAATCACCATTCGCCCATAGATTTTTCACAAACCCGGATTCCGATGCGCATATTCAGTATTATATTTCGGAGAAGGGCGTGCGGTTATTTGAATCCAAAATGTTTGGCAAAAAGGTATTAATCGACTACTCATTTACGACAAAGGCCCTTTGGCAATGGCTAATGGATTGCACAGATATTATGTATCCAAAAGAAGCGATTTCCATTGCTGCATTATTCTTAAAGAAAGGTCTAATTACTCCTATTTTGTTACCCCCAAGTTTGAATATTCCAGGCAAATTTGCTGTAAGCAAAAATGCGTACTATACTTTGAGCAACTCAGGGTGGCAAATAGTACGCTGGATGCAGGGATTGAGATGTTCCCGTGATTATTATCCACTCTTCGGAATTAAGAGGAAGTATGTTTATGAGCTGAGAATAGACACTACCGTCATCAGCTGCGACAGTAGCAAGGAACGACCAAAAAAAAGCGATGGATCCGATGAGGTTTTTGGAACAAAACAAACTATGCGGTGTTCGAGGCATATATTAGATTTGAGAACGATATTGAAAGACCCTGGTATGAGATATTTGTTCAGAAGGCATCTTGAGAGGGAGTTCTGCACGGAAAATTTTGACGTATATCTCGAGATTAAAAAGTTTTCAAAACGAATGACTATTTTAAAGAAGCTCTTAGATTTTAGAACCCGTAAACAGGAATGTGCTGTCACTTCAGACTCTTTCCATTTTTCACAAAAGACCTGCGATAGCATAGACTCTCGTATCATAACGAACATTGACGAATGTTTGGCAGTTGGTTGCCATATCTTTTTGACATACATCGCCTCTGGAGCTCCGTTCCAGGTTAATATTGATCATGAACTTCGAACTTCAATAATTTCTCTGATGACAGATCCCGGATCATCTCTTAAACAGGTTTTCGAGAATCCTTTCAGTGATGAAGCTGAAATAGCGCAGCCATTTTGTATCTCACCAAACGACTATATCTCATCTATGGAAGCATTTATGACACCAATAACCCGTCAAAGAAAGATAATAATTAACAGTCTCAAAACAAACTTGGATCCAGAGACACCCTCATCACTTACAAATTACGTCACTGGCGATTTAAATGATAAGGGCTGCAGTCAGATACCGCTATCATCGTCACCAACAGCTTTTATAGTCAGTAATCTGAAAATTCTGAAGGAGCTCTATGTCCTTCTCGATAGGGTGGCGAAACACATATATCGGCTGATGAATATTGATTCTATCCCGAAGTTTTTGAACTCTGACCTTTATAAAGAAGCAATCAATTTTATTGATACTCGGAAGATTGATTGTTAA
- the ORC4 gene encoding origin recognition complex subunit 4 (Syntenic homolog of Saccharomyces cerevisiae YPR162C (ORC4)) yields the protein MGAFDNDFGPIKRCTTSAHPSNIIKSGLEEQDQNHKLKKIKLITKEMHASQQEEDELTSAQKSILHRLPLQVAPNSSGQSSTVCGATAADPQAFEELKTMLLRKLNNRLPPEESGLPEFVRSASNEVERILVQSVIQKESHSAILVSPRSWYKTSIINHHLARLRRQHDQQFVTVRLNGLIHTENAAINSIATQLENELRRVRKDVPATDFQLSQGSLTEVFENILKLLNTVAVQMGRSSSVLPRSAKLTVIFIFDEIDQFAGPIRQTLLYNLFDMVEHARVPVCIVGCTTKLNILEFLEKRVKSRFSQRLIFVPQITSYQSFCKEVIRILSIGRPGPYTHAWDKKVKSELEDEQTELSCLVKGNYETFRDLALLKNAFVSMVGAADSFDSLLCSLVNCNTLKLYNKLQLSNSLVNRVRALGELELVILLSAARVALKNEENVNFNLMYEEYSKLVKGLNSRIPASSSLSDTGISIEHAVRIWNKKDIKSIWETLIELELLVERGIIAIRQSAQAAFQATNHYSANSVMPYDLKMFQVPITLHELRRVVSKSSMFYSWTQL from the coding sequence ATGGGCGCCTTTGATAATGACTTTGGTCCAATTAAGCGATGTACTACCTCTGCGCATCCCAGCAACATCATCAAGAGCGGTTTGGAAGAACAGGACCAGAATCATAAGCTGAAGAAGATAAAATTAATAACCAAAGAGATGCATGCTTCCCAACAGGAAGAAGACGAACTAACATCCGCACAGAAATCTATCCTACATCGTTTGCCGCTACAAGTAGCACCTAATTCATCTGGCCAGTCATCTACCGTGTGCGGTGCGACTGCTGCAGATCCACAAGCTTTCGAGGAGCTCAAGACAATGCTGCTGCGAAAATTGAACAATAGGCTACCCCCGGAGGAATCAGGCCTTCCAGAATTTGTGCGGTCTGCGTCGAACGAGGTGGAGCGGATTCTTGTGCAGTCTGTAATCCAAAAAGAGAGTCACTCTGCAATCCTAGTATCCCCCCGCTCATGGTATAAGACTTCGATCATCAATCACCATCTGGCGCGtctgcgccgccagcaTGACCAGCAGTTTGTTACTGTGAGGTTGAACGGGCTCATTCATACCGAGAATGCCGCCATTAATAGCATTGCGACTCAACTTGAAAACGAGTTGAGGCGCGTAAGGAAGGATGTGCCTGCTACTGACTTTCAGCTGAGCCAGGGCTCCCTTACAGAAGTTTTCGAAAATATACTTAAACTTCTAAACACTGTTGCTGTGCAGATGGGTCGCTCAAGCTCGGTGCTTCCGCGTTCTGCGAAGCTGACTGTTATTTTCATATTCGATGAGATCGACCAGTTTGCTGGACCTATACGTCAGACTTTACTATACAACCTCTTTGACATGGTTGAACATGCCCGGGTTCCAGTTTGTATAGTGGGCTGTACGACAAAACTGAACATACTCGAGTTTCTGGAAAAGCGGGTTAAGAGTAGATTCTCTCAACGGCTCATCTTCGTTCCACAGATTACTAGCTACCAAAGTTTCTGCAAAGAAGTTATTCGCATTCTTTCTATCGGAAGGCCAGGACCTTATACACATGCATGGGACAAAAAGGTCAAGTCAGAGTTGGAAGATGAACAAACGGAACTTAGCTGCTTGGTGAAAGGTAACTACGAAACATTCCGCGATCTGGCGCTACTGAAGAACGCCTTTGTCTCCATGGTAGGTGCAGCAGACAGCTTTGATAGCCTTCTTTGCTCGCTGGTCAACTGCAACACACTCAAGCTCTACAATAAGCTTCAGTTGTCAAATAGCCTCGTGAACAGGGTTCGTGCGCTGGGTGAGCTAGAACTCGTCATTCTTCTTTCTGCCGCTCGCGTGGCCCTCAAAAACGAGGAAAACGTGAACTTCAACCTCATGTACGAAGAGTACAGTAAACTCGTTAAGGGCCTGAACTCCCGCATTCCCGCCTCTTCTTCTCTCAGCGACACAGGCATCTCTATTGAACATGCCGTTCGCATATGGAACAAGAAAGACATAAAGAGCATCTGGGAAACTCTGATAGAGCTTGAGCTGCTTGTAGAACGTGGCATTATTGCTATCAGGCAGTCAGCCCAGGCGGCCTTTCAGGCTACCAATCACTACAGCGCTAACAGCGTGATGCCGTACGATCTTAAGATGTTCCAAGTACCAATTACACTACACGAGCTACGCCGCGTGGTCTCCAAATCATCAATGTTTTACAGCTGGACACAGCTGTAG